A single window of Archangium gephyra DNA harbors:
- a CDS encoding terpene synthase family protein: MSTRSSEGRHFGVVRELKNQYAEAQSPGVPKEQLERIQARVKELLPSLMAWRERFPAIMASRLKPATLGSVAGHPEVTLEQHLLIAKAGLLVFAVDDIADGEIGSLEDAEMHRVFERYVETARAPDSQEWTGTDEGSLVGGAVQDVARQLHAAPGAGRFLALWQEHFRRMCSGHLTELRDKRRYQREGALPTLEHYLDVSRWTCGAPMYHSAALVVLGPEFAADPLQEPLVEHALSDMALLGRWMNDVRSLERERAEGKVNSLTLLCAAGMSEADAEREAVKRSGEHLESLADVAGRLPEPLRPWGKTLVATGHFSRMFYMQREFHHPESSSREEA; this comes from the coding sequence ATGAGCACACGCAGTTCGGAAGGCCGTCATTTCGGAGTCGTTCGGGAGCTGAAGAATCAGTACGCGGAGGCCCAGTCCCCGGGGGTTCCGAAGGAGCAACTGGAGCGCATCCAGGCGCGGGTGAAGGAGCTGTTGCCGTCGCTGATGGCCTGGCGGGAGCGCTTCCCGGCCATCATGGCCTCGCGGCTCAAACCCGCCACGTTGGGTAGTGTGGCGGGTCACCCGGAGGTGACGCTCGAGCAGCACCTGCTCATCGCCAAGGCGGGGCTGCTGGTGTTCGCCGTGGACGACATCGCGGACGGGGAGATCGGCTCGCTGGAGGACGCGGAGATGCACCGCGTGTTCGAGCGCTACGTGGAGACGGCCCGTGCTCCGGACTCGCAGGAGTGGACGGGGACGGACGAGGGCAGCCTCGTGGGCGGCGCGGTGCAGGACGTGGCGAGGCAGCTGCACGCGGCTCCGGGAGCGGGGCGCTTCCTGGCGCTCTGGCAGGAGCACTTCCGGCGCATGTGCTCCGGCCACCTGACGGAGCTGCGCGACAAGCGCCGCTACCAGCGCGAGGGCGCGCTGCCCACGCTGGAGCACTACCTGGACGTGTCGCGGTGGACGTGCGGCGCGCCCATGTACCACAGCGCGGCGCTCGTGGTGCTCGGGCCGGAGTTCGCGGCGGATCCCCTCCAGGAGCCGCTCGTGGAGCACGCCCTGTCGGACATGGCGCTGCTGGGCCGGTGGATGAATGACGTGCGCAGCCTGGAGCGCGAGCGCGCCGAGGGGAAGGTCAACAGCCTGACCCTGCTGTGCGCGGCGGGCATGTCCGAGGCGGACGCCGAGCGCGAGGCGGTGAAGCGCTCCGGCGAGCACCTCGAGTCGCTCGCGGACGTCGCCGGACGCCTCCCCGAGCCGCTGCGTCCCTGGGGGAAGACGCTGGTGGCGACGGGTCACTTCAGCCGGATGTTCTACATGCAGCGCGAGTTCCACCATCCCGAGTCCAGCTCTCGCGAAGAGGCCTGA
- a CDS encoding ArsR/SmtB family transcription factor, translated as MEELSQSFRALGDPTRLRILRLMARAPLNVSELVSLVGVAQSSVSHHLGKLKGLGLIREERQAGFTYYSLSLEPQDARWPLIRLAREATDDEGDLARLEDLLRQREDRQALNERLLEPGQSWFLWAGALASLLPALDVADFGCGTGVLSVAIARWASRVWAIDQSEAALAQARERAAREGRTNITFLREDLHRLSLPPGQRDLVVISQSLHHMESPPAVLAEAARLLKPGGKLVLLELMPHDERWVLDRLGHRHLGFAPETLEASLREVGFGALTRETHAREGASPFRVFLLTGVKQS; from the coding sequence ATGGAAGAGCTGTCACAATCCTTCCGGGCCCTGGGTGACCCGACACGCTTGCGCATCCTGCGGCTGATGGCGCGGGCTCCGCTGAACGTGTCGGAGCTGGTGTCCCTGGTGGGGGTGGCGCAGTCCTCGGTGTCGCACCACCTGGGCAAGCTCAAGGGGCTGGGGCTCATCCGCGAGGAGCGGCAGGCGGGCTTCACCTACTACTCGCTGTCGCTGGAGCCGCAGGACGCGCGCTGGCCGCTCATCCGCCTGGCCCGCGAGGCTACCGATGACGAAGGGGACCTGGCCCGGCTCGAGGATCTCCTGCGCCAGCGCGAGGACCGGCAGGCCCTCAACGAGCGGCTGCTGGAGCCCGGCCAGTCCTGGTTCCTGTGGGCGGGGGCGCTGGCCTCGCTGCTGCCGGCGCTGGACGTGGCGGACTTCGGGTGCGGCACGGGCGTGCTGTCGGTGGCCATCGCCCGGTGGGCCTCGCGGGTGTGGGCCATCGACCAGAGCGAGGCCGCGCTGGCCCAGGCCCGCGAGCGCGCCGCCCGCGAGGGCCGCACCAACATCACCTTCCTGCGCGAGGATCTGCACCGGCTGTCGCTGCCCCCGGGCCAGCGCGACCTGGTGGTCATCTCCCAGAGCCTCCACCACATGGAGTCCCCGCCCGCGGTGCTGGCCGAGGCCGCGCGCCTCCTCAAGCCCGGGGGCAAGCTGGTGCTGTTGGAGTTGATGCCCCACGACGAGCGGTGGGTGTTGGATCGGCTGGGCCACCGGCACCTCGGCTTCGCGCCGGAAACGCTCGAGGCTTCCCTGCGCGAGGTGGGCTTTGGCGCCCTCACGCGCGAAACCCATGCACGCGAGGGGGCGAGCCCCTTCCGCGTCTTCCTCCTCACTGGAGTCAAACAGTCATGA
- a CDS encoding patatin-like phospholipase family protein, with translation MAAPTLHQLLEGKRFGLVLSAGYFGFYGHAGFLKGLAATGLKPAAYAGTSAGGLVAAYAAAGASVHTIEELVLKQTRQAFWDPDPIGAVLNAFPSEGHGATGLLKGERFRRLLEDTLPVHGFEELPHPLLLVSANLTQGTHEVFTSGELAPRVHATCAYPGLFRAVRLGRDLYWDGGLVDKAPALAMRESAVGKDLDAILVHYLPSRTRKMLGGPMAYAQGIAAGSAALRQDHFRLQLSLLKERNVPVYVVVSTLPPVSPSQMERGFDALHQAKLSAERAMARPPVPFEQA, from the coding sequence ATGGCCGCCCCCACCCTGCACCAGCTCCTCGAAGGCAAACGTTTCGGACTCGTCCTCTCCGCCGGGTACTTCGGCTTCTATGGACATGCCGGCTTCCTCAAGGGGCTGGCGGCCACGGGGTTGAAGCCCGCTGCGTACGCCGGGACGAGCGCCGGGGGCCTGGTGGCCGCGTATGCCGCCGCGGGGGCGAGCGTGCACACCATCGAGGAGCTGGTCCTCAAGCAGACGCGGCAGGCGTTCTGGGATCCGGATCCGATTGGAGCGGTGCTCAACGCGTTTCCGAGCGAGGGCCACGGGGCCACGGGCCTGCTCAAGGGCGAGCGCTTCCGCCGGCTGCTGGAGGACACGCTGCCGGTGCACGGCTTCGAGGAGCTGCCGCACCCGCTGCTGCTGGTGAGCGCCAACCTCACGCAGGGCACGCACGAGGTGTTCACCTCGGGCGAGCTGGCGCCGCGGGTGCACGCCACGTGCGCCTACCCGGGCCTGTTCCGCGCGGTGCGGCTGGGGAGGGACCTGTACTGGGACGGGGGCCTGGTGGACAAGGCGCCCGCGCTGGCCATGAGGGAGAGCGCCGTCGGGAAGGACCTGGACGCCATCCTCGTGCACTACCTGCCGAGCCGCACGCGCAAGATGCTCGGAGGCCCCATGGCGTACGCGCAGGGGATTGCCGCGGGCTCGGCGGCGCTGAGACAGGACCACTTCCGGCTGCAGCTGTCGCTGCTGAAGGAGCGCAACGTCCCCGTCTACGTGGTGGTGTCCACCCTGCCGCCGGTGTCGCCGTCGCAGATGGAGCGCGGCTTCGATGCCCTGCACCAGGCGAAGCTGAGCGCCGAGCGCGCCATGGCCCGGCCTCCCGTGCCCTTCGAGCAGGCGTGA
- a CDS encoding cytochrome P450, with the protein MDGLPRPRRSPSGALPRSRPHPLPTARDIPRFPGGFLLGNLSDFRHHRLKLFRDIKERCGEIGTIRIGPVPVQVVTSGSISHTLLHTHANDVDGGPLVKTFTPLVGERSLVLLHGPQHRKQRKLLAPSFQREQLAHFTQTMVQYTLDAIEGWRDGQTFDVHDEMATLTMRIIGKTLFDVDYRHETNELLGAMGQALEHIEYLTSSLVQIPLSWPTPRNRRVREALRTIDTTFRGMIRQRRVDHAQRKDMLSSLVQVRDEEGQPIDEDQLHDDLMTIYSGHESTALSLGWTWYLLARHPEVLARVRQEVDTVLGGRPPAFEHLPQLRYTLQVIKESLRLYPVIFMLARAPTKDLEIEGYRLPKGQMVLMPPYIIHRDEKFFPDPERFDPDRFLPEREKQLPRYAWFPFGAGPHTCIGNHFALMEKQLIVATMVQRLHIELVDGQEISPEVLTVTLRPSHLKMRVEHRKDAPVSRVA; encoded by the coding sequence TTGGATGGACTCCCCCGCCCCCGTAGGTCACCCTCCGGAGCCCTCCCCCGCTCCCGCCCTCACCCCCTCCCCACCGCCAGGGACATCCCCCGCTTCCCTGGCGGCTTCCTGCTGGGCAACCTGTCCGACTTCAGGCACCACCGGCTGAAGCTGTTCCGCGACATCAAGGAGCGCTGCGGAGAGATCGGCACCATCCGCATCGGTCCGGTCCCCGTCCAGGTCGTCACCTCCGGAAGCATCTCGCACACCCTGCTGCACACCCACGCCAACGACGTGGATGGCGGCCCCCTGGTGAAGACCTTCACCCCGCTCGTGGGCGAGCGCAGCCTGGTGCTGCTCCACGGGCCCCAGCACCGCAAGCAGCGCAAGCTGCTGGCCCCCAGCTTCCAGCGCGAGCAGCTCGCCCACTTCACGCAGACCATGGTGCAGTACACCCTGGATGCCATCGAGGGCTGGCGGGACGGACAGACGTTCGACGTCCACGACGAGATGGCCACCCTGACGATGCGCATCATCGGCAAGACGCTCTTCGACGTGGACTACCGCCACGAGACGAACGAGCTGCTCGGCGCCATGGGGCAGGCCCTGGAGCACATCGAGTACCTCACCTCCAGCCTCGTGCAGATTCCCCTCTCCTGGCCGACACCTCGCAACCGGCGCGTCCGCGAGGCCCTGCGCACCATCGACACGACCTTCCGCGGGATGATCCGCCAGCGGCGCGTGGACCATGCGCAGCGCAAGGACATGCTGTCCTCACTGGTGCAGGTGCGCGACGAGGAGGGCCAGCCCATCGACGAGGATCAGCTCCACGACGATCTCATGACCATCTACTCCGGGCATGAGTCGACCGCGCTCTCGCTGGGCTGGACGTGGTACCTGCTGGCCCGCCACCCCGAGGTGCTCGCCCGCGTGCGCCAGGAGGTGGACACCGTCCTGGGCGGACGCCCTCCGGCCTTCGAGCACCTGCCCCAGCTGCGCTACACGCTCCAGGTCATCAAGGAGTCGCTGCGGCTCTACCCCGTCATCTTCATGCTCGCCCGCGCGCCCACGAAGGACCTGGAGATCGAGGGCTATCGTCTGCCCAAGGGGCAGATGGTCCTCATGCCGCCCTACATCATCCACCGCGATGAGAAGTTCTTCCCGGACCCGGAGCGCTTCGATCCCGATCGCTTCCTGCCGGAGCGCGAGAAGCAGCTGCCGCGCTACGCCTGGTTCCCCTTCGGCGCGGGCCCGCACACCTGCATCGGCAACCACTTCGCCCTGATGGAGAAGCAGCTCATCGTGGCCACCATGGTCCAGCGGCTCCACATCGAGCTGGTGGATGGCCAGGAGATCTCTCCCGAGGTCCTCACGGTGACGCTGCGCCCCTCGCACCTGAAGATGAGGGTGGAGCACCGCAAGGACGCCCCCGTGAGCCGGGTGGCATAA
- the metH gene encoding methionine synthase — translation MRERVLVLDGAMGTQLQAQNLKAADFGGAEYEGCNEYLVLTRPEVIQGIHAAYFASGADVTETDSFGGTPLVLGEFGLSHKAMEINLAASKLALNAAEAAEAKDGRMRWVAGSIGPTTKAISVTGGITFEELVDNFALQAEGLALGGSDYLLVETCQDTRNVKAALLGCERAFRKLGWKLPVAVSGTIEPMGTMLAGQSVEALAASLEHVELLYLGLNCATGPEFMTDHIRSLAAMSPFAVSCVPNAGLPDENGHYLESPEMLARSLRRFCEQGWLNVVGGCCGTHTGHVSAIAQAVKGLTPRRQLPPPRSTLSGVDFLEVRDEERPVIVGERTNVIGSKKFKELIVAGQLEDASEIARAQVKRGAQVIDICLANPDRDELEDMRRFLEVVVKKVRVPLMIDSTDERVLAMSLTYSQGKAIINSVNLEDGEERFEKVVPLAREFGAALVVGCIDEQGMAVTRQRKLEVAERSFALLTGKYGMKAEDLYFDPLVFPCASGDAQYTGSAVETIEGVRLIKQRFPQCKTVLGISNVSFGLPTAGREVLNSVFLYHCVQAGLDMALVNSEKLERYPSLPPEERQLSEDLLYNRGGDPVTPFAAHFRERKPKKADVSTLPLEERLQRYIIEGSRDGLQADLDLALQKYAPLEIINGPLMKGMDEVGRLFGANELIVAEVLQSAESMKAAVSYLEPLMSKAQAASRGKIVLATVKGDVHDIGKNLVEIILANNGFQVVNLGIKVPPEQLVLAVREHSPDILGLSGLLVKSAHQMVATAEDLKRQGVDVPILVGGAALSRNFVDRNIAPAYGGGTVAYAQDAMSGLELAKQIVDPTAHEKLKGELAERRTKLSQQDKDRPKASAPVVAARSKEVPILEQVPPAPDYTRHVLTNTPLDTIWRFINPVMLYGRHLGLRTASRALGTPAEAELAKTDEGRKALALKEQVELIKGSLRGGRMQAKAVFRFFKAGGEGNRLHLFDGETGQPSVAFELPRQDKPDGLCLADFVQPLENGQPRDNVAMFVVTAGQGIRELSEEYKAKGEFLKMHAVQALALETAEAYAEMLHTQLRSMWGFPDKPDMTMLERFRAEYQGKRYSFGYPACPRLEDQTLLFQALRPEDIGVQLTDGCMMEPEASVSALVFHHPQAHYFSVS, via the coding sequence ATGCGCGAGCGCGTGCTGGTGCTGGATGGCGCCATGGGCACCCAGTTGCAGGCCCAGAACCTCAAGGCCGCGGACTTCGGCGGCGCCGAGTACGAGGGCTGCAACGAGTACCTCGTCCTCACCCGGCCGGAGGTCATCCAGGGCATCCACGCCGCCTACTTCGCCTCGGGCGCGGACGTGACGGAGACGGACAGCTTCGGCGGCACGCCGCTGGTGCTGGGCGAGTTCGGCCTGTCGCACAAGGCGATGGAGATCAACCTCGCCGCCTCGAAGCTGGCCCTCAATGCCGCCGAGGCCGCCGAGGCGAAGGACGGGCGGATGCGCTGGGTGGCGGGCTCCATCGGCCCCACCACCAAGGCCATCAGCGTGACGGGGGGCATCACCTTCGAGGAGCTGGTGGACAACTTCGCCCTGCAGGCCGAGGGGCTCGCGCTGGGCGGCTCGGACTACCTGCTGGTGGAGACGTGCCAGGACACGCGCAACGTGAAGGCGGCGCTGCTCGGGTGCGAGCGGGCCTTCCGCAAGCTGGGGTGGAAGCTGCCGGTGGCGGTGTCCGGCACCATCGAGCCCATGGGCACCATGCTGGCCGGCCAGTCCGTGGAGGCGCTGGCGGCCTCGCTGGAGCACGTGGAGCTGCTCTACCTGGGCCTCAACTGCGCCACCGGCCCCGAGTTCATGACGGACCACATCCGCTCGCTGGCCGCCATGAGCCCCTTCGCCGTGTCGTGCGTGCCCAACGCGGGCCTGCCGGACGAGAACGGGCACTACCTGGAGTCCCCCGAGATGCTGGCGCGCTCGCTGCGCCGCTTCTGTGAGCAGGGCTGGCTCAACGTGGTGGGCGGTTGTTGTGGCACGCACACCGGACATGTGAGCGCCATCGCCCAGGCGGTGAAGGGCCTCACGCCTCGCCGCCAGCTCCCGCCGCCGCGCTCCACGCTCTCCGGCGTGGACTTCCTGGAGGTGCGCGACGAGGAGCGTCCCGTCATCGTCGGCGAGCGCACCAACGTCATCGGCAGCAAGAAGTTCAAGGAGCTCATCGTCGCGGGGCAGCTCGAGGACGCCTCGGAGATTGCCCGCGCCCAGGTGAAGCGGGGCGCGCAGGTCATCGACATCTGCCTGGCCAACCCGGACCGGGACGAGCTCGAGGACATGCGCCGTTTCCTGGAGGTGGTCGTCAAGAAGGTGCGCGTGCCCCTGATGATCGACTCCACGGACGAGCGCGTGCTCGCCATGTCGCTCACGTACTCGCAGGGCAAGGCCATCATCAACTCCGTCAACCTGGAGGACGGCGAGGAGCGCTTCGAGAAGGTGGTGCCGCTGGCGCGCGAGTTCGGCGCGGCGCTGGTGGTGGGCTGCATCGACGAGCAGGGCATGGCCGTCACCCGTCAGCGCAAGCTGGAGGTGGCCGAGCGCTCCTTCGCGCTGCTCACCGGCAAGTACGGCATGAAGGCGGAGGATCTGTACTTCGATCCGCTCGTCTTCCCGTGCGCCTCGGGCGACGCGCAGTACACGGGCAGCGCGGTGGAGACCATCGAGGGCGTGCGCCTCATCAAACAGCGCTTCCCCCAGTGCAAGACGGTGCTGGGCATCTCCAACGTGTCCTTCGGCCTGCCCACCGCCGGCCGCGAGGTGCTCAACTCGGTGTTCCTCTACCACTGCGTCCAGGCGGGCCTGGACATGGCGCTCGTCAACTCGGAGAAGCTCGAGCGCTACCCGTCGCTGCCTCCCGAGGAGCGCCAGCTGTCCGAGGATCTGCTCTACAACCGGGGGGGAGATCCCGTGACGCCCTTCGCCGCGCACTTCCGCGAGCGCAAGCCGAAGAAGGCGGACGTGAGCACGCTGCCGCTGGAGGAGCGGCTGCAGCGCTACATCATCGAGGGCAGCCGTGACGGCCTCCAGGCGGACCTGGACCTGGCGCTGCAGAAGTACGCGCCGCTGGAGATCATCAACGGCCCGCTGATGAAGGGCATGGACGAGGTGGGCCGGCTCTTCGGCGCCAACGAGCTCATCGTCGCCGAGGTGCTCCAGAGCGCCGAGTCGATGAAGGCGGCGGTGAGCTACCTGGAGCCGCTGATGAGCAAGGCCCAGGCGGCCAGCCGCGGGAAGATCGTGCTCGCCACGGTGAAGGGCGACGTGCACGACATCGGCAAGAACCTGGTGGAGATCATCCTCGCCAACAACGGCTTCCAGGTGGTGAACCTGGGCATCAAGGTGCCGCCCGAGCAGCTGGTGCTGGCGGTGCGCGAGCACTCCCCGGACATCCTCGGCCTGAGCGGCCTGCTGGTGAAGAGCGCGCACCAGATGGTGGCCACGGCGGAGGATCTCAAGCGCCAGGGCGTGGACGTGCCCATCCTGGTGGGCGGCGCCGCGCTGAGCCGCAACTTCGTGGACCGCAACATCGCGCCGGCCTACGGGGGCGGCACTGTGGCGTACGCGCAGGACGCCATGAGCGGCCTGGAGCTGGCCAAGCAGATCGTCGACCCGACGGCCCACGAGAAGCTCAAGGGCGAGCTGGCCGAGCGCCGCACGAAGCTGTCACAGCAGGACAAGGATCGGCCCAAGGCCAGCGCCCCGGTGGTGGCGGCGCGCAGCAAGGAGGTCCCCATCCTGGAGCAGGTGCCGCCCGCGCCGGACTACACGCGGCACGTGCTGACCAACACCCCGCTGGACACCATCTGGCGCTTCATCAACCCGGTGATGCTCTACGGGCGCCACCTGGGCCTGCGCACGGCCTCTCGCGCGCTGGGCACCCCGGCCGAGGCGGAGCTGGCCAAGACGGACGAGGGCCGCAAGGCGCTCGCGCTCAAGGAGCAGGTGGAGCTCATCAAGGGCTCGCTGCGCGGCGGGCGCATGCAGGCCAAGGCCGTGTTCCGCTTCTTCAAGGCGGGCGGTGAGGGCAACCGCCTCCACCTCTTCGACGGCGAGACGGGCCAGCCCTCCGTGGCCTTCGAGCTGCCGCGCCAGGACAAGCCGGACGGGCTGTGCCTGGCCGACTTCGTCCAGCCGCTGGAGAACGGCCAGCCGCGCGACAACGTGGCCATGTTCGTGGTGACGGCCGGCCAGGGCATCCGCGAGCTGAGCGAGGAGTACAAGGCCAAGGGCGAGTTCCTGAAGATGCACGCGGTGCAGGCGCTCGCGCTGGAGACGGCCGAGGCCTACGCCGAGATGCTCCACACCCAGCTGCGCAGCATGTGGGGCTTCCCGGACAAGCCGGACATGACGATGCTCGAGCGCTTCCGCGCCGAGTACCAGGGCAAGCGCTACTCCTTCGGCTACCCCGCCTGCCCCCGCCTCGAGGATCAGACGCTCCTCTTCCAGGCCCTGCGCCCCGAGGACATCGGCGTCCAGCTCACCGACGGCTGCATGATGGAGCCCGAGGCCAGCGTCTCCGCGCTCGTCTTCCACCACCCCCAGGCACACTACTTCTCAGTGTCGTGA
- a CDS encoding DUF1963 domain-containing protein — translation MPLAPPQELEDAGLAFDLPLRLEPRLGVCLPDPWDRRAPLPADEWGQEQADDYAVLRERLTGGEHAHQVEGHPWWIQNDARLEAELVTHGLYCGDSRGYDSPEARRLEPGASAWRLLWQIGSDDQTGFTWGDGGNLYLLLREQDLRACRFDRAWLGLQCR, via the coding sequence CCCAGGAGCTGGAGGACGCCGGCCTGGCCTTCGACCTGCCGCTGCGGTTGGAGCCCCGGCTCGGCGTCTGCCTGCCGGACCCCTGGGACCGCCGCGCGCCCCTGCCCGCGGACGAGTGGGGCCAGGAGCAGGCGGACGACTACGCCGTCCTGCGCGAGCGGCTCACCGGCGGCGAGCACGCCCACCAGGTGGAGGGCCATCCCTGGTGGATCCAGAACGACGCCCGCCTGGAGGCCGAGCTCGTCACCCACGGCCTGTACTGCGGCGACTCGCGCGGCTACGACTCCCCCGAAGCGCGCCGGCTCGAGCCCGGTGCCTCCGCCTGGCGCCTGCTGTGGCAGATCGGCTCGGATGACCAGACGGGCTTCACCTGGGGCGATGGGGGCAACCTCTACCTCCTCCTCCGTGAGCAGGATCTCCGCGCTTGCCGGTTCGACCGTGCCTGGCTCGGCCTGCAGTGCCGCTAG
- a CDS encoding prenyltransferase/squalene oxidase repeat-containing protein, which produces MKRIQDVLLAELHSLVSALGSKGGLMSPSVYDTAQMLLTLPPAEGGWPAVEWLLSQQHPDGGWGDPAMPLHRDIPTLAAVLALREYGRRQGTRAAIQEGVSFLRKQAALWATMAKDDLPVGGEIVLPGLLNQLDAAGEMHIPRRPYGKLIEFGERKRQSVTKLPKVPGMPWNHVWESTGTEPEPWLIDGAGGLSHSPAATAAWVKAASGRPELEETAQRARRYLSNAERACEMGIPGVTSTVYPFDRYEQLFSLYALQIAGVLKDPRLEGVVMPIVRELASALGPKGIAMSDYFLQDGDDTAAAVLLLHEFGYPVDLSILYRFQNDNHFVAYAGEMHPSPTVTARCIHALMVMGRDVAPFQRFLLDRQDADGRWTVDKWNRSWLYTTGHAAIALIGSPHVEALREAVEAVLVCQNRDGGWSTNGPSNLTETAYAVLMLAYLERHGFINQGITLSLDRAFAWMLQNYRPFARPDTKVKCWIAKELYRVDRIDTIFELSAMLMLDERKSKERGG; this is translated from the coding sequence ATGAAACGCATCCAGGATGTCTTGTTGGCGGAGCTGCACTCGCTGGTGTCTGCCCTGGGTTCGAAGGGCGGGCTGATGAGCCCCTCCGTCTACGACACGGCGCAGATGCTCCTGACGCTGCCTCCGGCGGAGGGAGGCTGGCCCGCGGTGGAGTGGCTGCTGTCCCAGCAGCACCCGGATGGAGGATGGGGAGACCCGGCCATGCCGCTGCACCGGGACATCCCCACGCTGGCCGCCGTCCTCGCGTTGCGGGAGTACGGGCGCCGCCAGGGAACCCGCGCCGCCATCCAGGAGGGCGTGTCCTTCCTGCGCAAGCAGGCGGCGCTGTGGGCCACCATGGCCAAGGACGATCTGCCCGTGGGTGGGGAGATCGTCCTGCCCGGCCTGTTGAACCAGCTCGACGCGGCCGGGGAGATGCACATCCCCCGCAGGCCCTACGGCAAGTTGATTGAGTTCGGCGAGCGCAAGCGCCAGTCCGTCACGAAGCTGCCGAAGGTGCCGGGCATGCCGTGGAACCACGTCTGGGAGAGCACCGGCACCGAGCCCGAGCCGTGGCTCATCGACGGCGCGGGAGGTCTCAGCCACAGCCCGGCGGCGACGGCGGCGTGGGTGAAGGCCGCCTCGGGCCGGCCGGAGCTAGAGGAGACCGCGCAGCGCGCGCGCAGGTACCTGTCCAACGCCGAGCGCGCGTGCGAGATGGGGATTCCAGGCGTCACCTCGACCGTCTACCCGTTCGATCGCTACGAGCAGCTCTTCTCGCTCTACGCCCTGCAGATCGCCGGGGTGCTCAAGGATCCGCGCCTGGAGGGCGTGGTGATGCCCATCGTCCGGGAGCTGGCCTCGGCGCTGGGCCCCAAGGGCATCGCCATGAGCGACTACTTCCTGCAGGACGGAGATGACACGGCGGCGGCCGTGCTGCTCCTGCACGAGTTCGGCTACCCGGTGGACCTGTCCATCCTCTACCGCTTCCAGAACGACAACCACTTCGTCGCCTACGCGGGGGAGATGCACCCCTCGCCGACGGTGACGGCCCGCTGCATCCACGCCCTGATGGTGATGGGCCGGGACGTGGCGCCCTTCCAGCGCTTCCTGCTGGACCGCCAGGACGCGGATGGGCGCTGGACGGTGGACAAGTGGAACCGCTCCTGGCTGTACACGACGGGCCACGCGGCCATCGCCCTCATCGGCTCTCCGCACGTGGAGGCGCTGCGCGAGGCCGTCGAGGCCGTGCTCGTGTGCCAGAACCGCGACGGCGGCTGGAGCACCAATGGCCCCTCCAACCTGACGGAGACGGCCTACGCGGTGCTGATGCTCGCCTACCTGGAGCGCCACGGCTTCATCAACCAGGGCATCACCCTGTCGCTGGACCGGGCCTTCGCGTGGATGCTGCAGAACTACCGGCCCTTCGCCCGGCCCGACACCAAGGTGAAGTGTTGGATCGCCAAGGAGCTGTATCGCGTGGACCGCATCGACACCATCTTCGAGCTGAGCGCCATGTTGATGCTCGACGAGCGCAAGTCGAAGGAGCGCGGCGGCTGA